The region cataacccatatttaatattcatgcagtgactgaacaacaactgcatttccacccccacctctaaaggcatagtatcatgacaggtcacctgtcaagtcacctgtcaggtcagtcagtcacttattgctgcagatgtgctcaataATGCTTGAGCATGTGATACTCCTCAAAGCATGGTGAAATACATAGAGGTGTATCACAAGCTAACCACATGTATTTTGTTATCTTCCTCTGCTTACTTCTCCTGGCGCCAGACAGGCAGACTTTGCAGTGCCTCCGTGTGCGACTACCTTGAGCAGCAGTTTGAGGGACTTTGCAGGGAAAATGCCGTGCAGTGAGGCGTAGGGGATTGTCTACAGCAGGGCGACCCCCAGTGGAGGGGCGCCGAGGGGTGTGGTGCTCCTCCAACAGCTCTCTCATGAGGTTCTCTCTGTATTTTTGGTAGGTAATTACTTTACCtatgagggagtggggaggatgaGGAAAGTTAGAGGATGATGAGACAGTGGGTAGGTTGGTGAGA is a window of Salmo salar chromosome ssa18, Ssal_v3.1, whole genome shotgun sequence DNA encoding:
- the LOC106569786 gene encoding piggyBac transposable element-derived protein 4-like codes for the protein MGAVDKADMINSFVECTRKTTKWYKKIFFQLIDTAVLNGSIVHRQLTGKVITYQKYRENLMRELLEEHHTPRRPSTGGRPAVDNPLRLTARHFPCKVPQTAAQGSRTRRHCKVCLSGARRSKQRKITKYMWLACDTPLCISPCFEEYHMLKHY